One window of Bacillus alkalicellulosilyticus genomic DNA carries:
- a CDS encoding AraC family transcriptional regulator gives MDYFNRVQRAVDYIEQNLDKEIGITDIASKAFFSPFHFQRLFQAISGFSVQAYIRKRRMSEAAVLLKKTDKTILEIAVISQYGSQEAFTRAFHGCFGITPSSYRKLDKCNIQYLKKMNFMNYKNHIHGDLFVEKPEIIQLGKKNIVGYTYKTNLNDEKYFDEIPRFYEDFGRNEYYKKIPERLAPAFSYGISCDYLDDGQFSFVVGESVRQPIDERGSVLVNKEIPEGKYAQFKVNSSVEVTQNTWRYIYGAWLPNSNYERREGPDFEITDVCKSEYPHNMVTKILIPIK, from the coding sequence TTGGATTATTTTAATAGAGTTCAGCGTGCGGTTGATTATATTGAACAAAATCTCGACAAGGAAATAGGGATTACAGATATTGCATCAAAAGCTTTCTTTTCTCCATTCCATTTTCAACGTCTCTTTCAAGCGATTTCTGGCTTTTCTGTACAGGCATATATTAGAAAAAGAAGGATGTCGGAAGCTGCTGTTTTACTCAAAAAAACTGATAAAACTATTTTGGAAATAGCAGTGATTTCACAATACGGTTCACAAGAAGCATTTACAAGAGCGTTTCATGGATGTTTTGGTATAACACCTTCAAGTTATCGTAAGCTAGACAAGTGCAATATACAGTACCTTAAAAAAATGAACTTTATGAATTACAAGAATCACATACACGGCGATTTATTTGTGGAGAAGCCTGAGATTATTCAGCTAGGCAAAAAGAATATAGTCGGTTACACATATAAAACAAATCTGAATGATGAAAAATATTTTGATGAGATTCCAAGGTTTTATGAAGATTTTGGTAGAAATGAATACTATAAGAAAATACCTGAGCGACTAGCACCAGCCTTTTCATATGGTATAAGCTGTGATTATCTAGACGATGGCCAGTTCTCTTTTGTGGTTGGTGAATCTGTTAGACAACCAATAGATGAGAGAGGTTCGGTTTTAGTTAATAAAGAAATACCAGAGGGGAAGTATGCTCAGTTTAAGGTAAATAGTTCAGTAGAAGTCACACAAAACACATGGAGATATATTTATGGAGCATGGCTACCAAATTCTAATTATGAAAGAAGGGAAGGTCCGGATTTTGAAATCACGGATGTATGCAAATCGGAATATCCTCACAACATGGTAACGAAAATTTTAATACCTATTAAATAA
- a CDS encoding MarR family winged helix-turn-helix transcriptional regulator, producing MDYNKYILSNSIGYQISNAGRLVNNRLNLNFKEKDYPVTHEQYSIMIRLWVEDGLTQSDLATLTGRDQASTSRLINSLEKSELVKRVQHPVDKRTNLIYLTAKGKKMQIGLIEQAIKTIQQISEGIDPDDMKTCMQVLKKVSENLS from the coding sequence ATGGACTATAATAAGTATATTTTATCTAATTCAATTGGATACCAAATATCTAATGCTGGTAGATTAGTGAACAACCGATTGAACCTGAATTTTAAAGAAAAGGATTATCCAGTCACCCACGAACAATATTCGATTATGATTCGATTATGGGTTGAAGATGGTTTAACTCAAAGTGACCTTGCAACTCTAACTGGCAGAGATCAAGCAAGCACCTCAAGACTTATCAACAGTCTTGAAAAAAGTGAATTAGTAAAAAGAGTCCAACACCCTGTCGATAAAAGAACGAATTTAATCTACTTGACAGCTAAGGGAAAAAAGATGCAAATCGGTTTGATTGAACAAGCCATTAAAACCATTCAACAAATATCAGAAGGAATAGACCCTGATGATATGAAAACCTGTATGCAGGTATTAAAAAAAGTGAGTGAAAATCTAAGCTGA
- a CDS encoding EAL domain-containing protein translates to MSINKRVSLLTPYLDGDYYGRIFFELLQEANSHNSTIITIQARASGKNPVPFNYPVSTMETDGWLLMTNPQSVLPIAPELLEKIESTGKPVVTIGYTENSIKCHSVIIDNCEATKEAILHLIRDHGHRKIAFVGNKEEHLDLIERFEGYLKALAECDIPYDESLVFHASDALRKGGYHAAEAMLASEMDFTAVFASTDLNALAVMEKLQEAGYKVPDNIAVIGFDDLDVASSSTPSLTTIRQPFDDLARSSFDVLRQLINGSVFDEPVIKIQTELITRESCGCHIQMSTQPVDVQKQLIESNLNLDNILKRYDDFVYSWASATREKSFDFSNMFGQKGRWGVLALWDKNEADQKKTLVVSQAFSEDTDKIPPLGMHIPIEQFPPMEWIPKLRDNDFVRVQSIRNERGDWGFIAIVAPIDDLIFISAADITQVSFTVSAASLERDELFEKIESIAEQLEIVSRTTNDGIWDWDSNTDNIQWNVRSLDIFNAIGEELPTDSNSFLKLIHPKDAERVKEAFRANNDQSTVLKTECRICGRNGKKLWVYITGDSISNKSGSSVRIIGTVTNISEKKRAEEQIKYLAFHDGLTGLPNRQLLHERMRVQIEQAKNNNSKLGIFLIDLDRFKVINDTLGHQAGDVLIQQVARLLESTVVSSTFISNVSREKITVSRLGGDEFVILVTDIYDVDELQLLGNSIVQKFLEPFFIQNQEVFTTASIGLSVYPDNGLNIDELLRCADMAMYRAKENGKNQWEIYSPDINSRTLERFTMENLLRKALERDEFILHYQPQYHVSDKRIYGMEALVRWMSPDRGMISPAELIPLAEETGLIIPIGYWILKEACKQTKYWLDQGHLPVLISVNISARQLQEKDFVECVKQILEETALPPQYLCLEITESAAIKNMENSNSMLSELDKVGIKIAIDDFGTGYSSLAMLRQLPINIVKIDSSFIRDMDMDRDDAAIVKAIIAMAHSLELTVTAEGVETEEQRKILSNEKCDYMQGYLLNKPLPSDLAEEVLKMQTIKQ, encoded by the coding sequence ATGAGCATAAACAAACGTGTTAGTTTACTAACTCCCTATTTAGATGGTGATTATTACGGGCGGATTTTCTTTGAATTATTGCAAGAAGCAAACAGTCATAATTCTACTATAATAACAATTCAGGCGAGAGCAAGTGGGAAAAATCCAGTTCCATTTAATTATCCAGTTAGCACTATGGAAACAGATGGCTGGTTGCTGATGACGAATCCACAATCTGTCTTACCGATTGCTCCTGAATTACTCGAAAAGATTGAATCGACAGGCAAACCGGTAGTTACTATTGGGTATACAGAGAATTCTATTAAATGTCATTCAGTGATTATAGATAATTGCGAAGCAACGAAGGAAGCAATCCTTCACTTAATACGGGACCACGGCCATAGAAAGATTGCGTTTGTCGGAAATAAAGAAGAGCATTTGGATTTGATTGAACGCTTTGAAGGATATTTGAAAGCGCTTGCGGAGTGTGATATCCCTTATGACGAGAGTCTGGTGTTTCATGCTAGCGATGCTCTACGAAAGGGTGGGTATCATGCAGCTGAAGCTATGCTGGCAAGCGAGATGGATTTTACAGCCGTTTTCGCGTCTACGGATTTAAACGCACTCGCTGTAATGGAGAAGTTGCAAGAAGCTGGATATAAAGTACCTGATAATATTGCAGTAATTGGGTTTGACGACTTAGATGTTGCTTCAAGCTCAACACCTTCATTAACGACAATACGCCAACCCTTTGATGATTTGGCACGTAGTAGCTTTGATGTACTACGTCAATTAATTAATGGTAGCGTATTTGATGAACCCGTTATTAAGATACAAACCGAGTTAATAACACGTGAATCTTGTGGGTGTCATATTCAAATGTCAACACAGCCAGTTGATGTACAAAAACAATTAATTGAATCGAACTTAAATCTAGATAATATTTTAAAACGTTATGATGACTTCGTTTACAGTTGGGCTTCTGCAACAAGGGAGAAAAGCTTTGATTTTTCAAATATGTTTGGCCAAAAAGGTCGTTGGGGAGTTTTGGCGCTATGGGATAAGAATGAAGCGGACCAAAAAAAGACTTTGGTAGTTTCGCAAGCATTTAGTGAAGATACTGATAAGATTCCGCCTCTTGGAATGCATATTCCGATAGAGCAATTCCCTCCAATGGAGTGGATTCCTAAACTAAGAGATAATGACTTTGTCCGTGTTCAATCTATAAGAAATGAGCGAGGAGATTGGGGATTTATCGCTATTGTTGCTCCAATAGATGATCTTATCTTTATTTCTGCAGCCGATATTACCCAAGTTAGTTTTACTGTTTCTGCTGCATCCCTGGAACGAGATGAGTTATTTGAAAAAATTGAATCAATTGCAGAGCAACTTGAGATAGTATCTAGGACTACAAATGATGGAATATGGGATTGGGATTCGAATACGGATAATATCCAATGGAACGTTCGAAGCCTTGATATTTTTAATGCTATTGGGGAAGAACTACCAACAGATTCTAACTCTTTTCTAAAGCTCATTCATCCAAAAGATGCAGAACGAGTGAAGGAGGCTTTTAGAGCGAACAACGACCAAAGTACGGTGTTGAAAACGGAATGTCGAATTTGTGGTAGGAATGGCAAAAAATTATGGGTTTATATAACGGGGGATTCCATTTCCAATAAATCAGGTTCCTCAGTACGAATAATTGGTACCGTAACTAATATCTCTGAGAAAAAACGTGCAGAAGAACAAATAAAATACTTGGCGTTTCATGATGGACTAACAGGGCTTCCAAACCGACAGTTGTTACATGAGCGAATGAGAGTTCAAATTGAACAAGCAAAAAATAACAATAGTAAACTTGGTATTTTCTTAATTGACTTAGATAGATTTAAGGTAATTAATGATACGCTTGGTCATCAAGCGGGAGACGTCCTGATCCAACAGGTTGCGCGTCTATTAGAAAGTACAGTCGTTTCTTCAACCTTTATATCTAATGTTAGTAGAGAAAAAATAACGGTATCGAGATTAGGTGGAGATGAATTCGTTATACTGGTAACTGATATTTACGATGTAGATGAATTACAGTTACTTGGAAATAGTATTGTCCAAAAATTTTTAGAACCATTTTTTATTCAAAATCAAGAAGTTTTTACAACGGCTAGTATTGGGCTAAGTGTCTACCCAGACAACGGTCTAAATATTGATGAACTTCTTCGTTGTGCAGATATGGCAATGTACAGGGCGAAAGAAAATGGGAAAAATCAATGGGAAATATACTCTCCAGATATTAATTCACGTACGTTGGAGCGGTTTACGATGGAGAATCTGCTTCGTAAAGCATTAGAACGTGATGAGTTCATACTACATTACCAACCCCAATACCATGTAAGTGATAAGAGAATATATGGTATGGAAGCTTTAGTTAGGTGGATGTCTCCAGACCGTGGAATGATTTCGCCAGCTGAATTAATACCGCTTGCCGAGGAGACAGGGCTAATTATTCCTATAGGGTATTGGATTTTAAAAGAAGCGTGTAAACAAACGAAATATTGGTTGGACCAAGGGCATCTTCCTGTGCTTATTTCTGTAAATATTTCAGCAAGGCAGTTACAGGAGAAGGATTTCGTCGAATGTGTAAAACAGATTCTTGAAGAAACTGCATTGCCGCCTCAATATTTATGTCTTGAAATAACAGAGAGTGCGGCCATAAAAAATATGGAAAATAGTAATAGCATGCTGAGCGAACTCGATAAGGTAGGAATTAAAATTGCAATTGATGATTTCGGGACAGGTTATTCTTCATTGGCAATGCTAAGGCAATTACCTATCAACATTGTAAAAATTGACAGCTCCTTTATAAGAGACATGGATATGGATAGAGATGATGCTGCTATTGTTAAAGCAATAATCGCTATGGCTCATTCCTTAGAATTAACGGTCACTGCTGAAGGGGTAGAAACAGAGGAACAGCGAAAAATATTATCTAACGAAAAATGTGATTATATGCAAGGTTACTTATTAAATAAGCCTCTTCCATCAGACCTTGCTGAGGAAGTTCTAAAAATGCAGACAATCAAACAATAG
- a CDS encoding antibiotic biosynthesis monooxygenase codes for MLIQTRTITVQKGFGDQVVQNFSGDSPIDTMEGLIDRTIMVNRKKQDYEEVMVMIRWESLVAWKNWEKSDAHIQGHKNNRGKEKPEYILETNVSMYEVNTVKKPK; via the coding sequence ATGTTAATTCAAACAAGAACTATTACTGTACAAAAGGGGTTTGGTGACCAAGTTGTCCAGAATTTTTCAGGGGATAGTCCGATTGATACAATGGAAGGTCTCATTGACCGAACAATTATGGTTAACCGAAAAAAGCAGGACTATGAAGAGGTTATGGTTATGATAAGATGGGAGTCGCTTGTGGCTTGGAAGAATTGGGAGAAAAGTGATGCTCATATTCAAGGGCATAAGAACAATAGAGGAAAAGAAAAGCCTGAATATATTCTAGAAACTAATGTGAGCATGTATGAGGTGAATACAGTTAAGAAACCCAAGTGA
- a CDS encoding siderophore ABC transporter substrate-binding protein yields MNKNLHLLLLALVFALVLAACGGQQTRGNESNEPAEPEAPTEEVTEEATEKPTEIKVTHEFGEITVPVNPKKVIVFDMSTLETLDKMGVEVTGVPQANIPEYLAKYNEDSYENVGSLFELDFEKMAEINPDLIVISGRQQEQYEELSKLAPTLYLSIDYNNYVESFKNNMMILGQIFDQEEAMAAELVAIDEAIASLNEKVSVDKTALVVLANEGNINAYGTGSRFGIIHEEFGITPVDENIEVSRHGMNVSFEYVVEKDPDYLFVIDRDLVVTGEPAAQQTIENELVQNTKAYQNGNIYYLDPSYWYISGSGLVSVSEMIKAMEEAIQ; encoded by the coding sequence ATGAATAAGAATTTACATTTATTACTACTTGCTCTTGTTTTCGCTCTTGTACTAGCCGCTTGCGGAGGACAACAAACAAGGGGAAATGAATCAAATGAACCAGCTGAGCCAGAAGCACCAACAGAAGAAGTAACAGAAGAAGCAACTGAAAAACCAACAGAAATTAAAGTAACACATGAATTTGGTGAAATCACAGTTCCTGTGAACCCTAAAAAAGTTATTGTTTTTGATATGAGTACATTAGAAACACTAGATAAAATGGGAGTAGAAGTAACAGGTGTTCCACAAGCAAATATTCCTGAGTATTTGGCAAAATATAATGAAGATAGCTATGAAAATGTAGGGTCTTTGTTTGAACTTGATTTTGAAAAAATGGCTGAAATCAACCCAGATTTAATTGTGATTTCTGGTAGACAACAAGAACAATACGAAGAATTAAGCAAGCTTGCACCAACACTCTACCTGTCGATTGACTATAACAATTATGTGGAATCGTTTAAAAACAATATGATGATTTTAGGTCAGATTTTTGACCAAGAAGAAGCGATGGCAGCTGAATTAGTAGCGATTGACGAAGCGATTGCTTCACTAAATGAGAAAGTATCTGTGGACAAAACAGCTTTAGTAGTTCTTGCAAACGAAGGAAATATAAATGCTTATGGTACTGGTTCACGATTTGGTATTATCCATGAGGAATTTGGAATTACTCCTGTTGATGAGAACATTGAAGTTTCAAGACATGGAATGAATGTATCCTTTGAATATGTTGTTGAAAAAGACCCTGATTATTTATTTGTAATTGACCGTGATTTAGTTGTGACTGGTGAACCAGCTGCACAACAAACAATTGAAAATGAATTAGTTCAAAATACAAAAGCGTATCAAAATGGAAACATCTATTACTTAGACCCTAGCTATTGGTATATCTCTGGTAGCGGCCTAGTCTCTGTTTCTGAAATGATAAAAGCAATGGAAGAAGCCATTCAATAA
- a CDS encoding ABC transporter ATP-binding protein, producing MVVVQGVSKKYGTKNVVEDVSVEIEKGAITSFIGPNGAGKSTLISMISRLIAKDCGLISIDDKELSECKGEDLAKKISILKQSNHLNIRLTVKDLVAFGRFPYSKGKLTKEDWVYVNQAIEYMELEDMQHKFLDQLSGGQRQRAFIAMVIAQDTEYVLLDEPLNNLDMKHSVQIMQVLRRLVDELGKTVVIVIHDINFASCYSDHIVALKDGKIIKKGTTPEIINAEVLKEIYDMDIHIENINQNRICVYF from the coding sequence ATGGTAGTTGTACAAGGAGTTTCAAAGAAATACGGAACGAAAAACGTCGTAGAAGATGTTTCTGTTGAAATTGAAAAAGGAGCAATTACATCTTTTATCGGACCAAATGGAGCAGGGAAAAGTACGCTAATCTCTATGATTAGTCGCCTCATCGCAAAAGACTGTGGTCTCATTAGCATTGATGATAAAGAGCTAAGTGAATGTAAGGGTGAGGATTTGGCGAAAAAAATTTCAATTCTTAAGCAATCGAACCATTTGAATATCCGTTTAACAGTAAAAGACTTGGTTGCGTTTGGTAGATTTCCTTATTCAAAAGGAAAATTGACAAAAGAAGATTGGGTTTATGTTAATCAAGCGATTGAATATATGGAGCTTGAGGATATGCAACATAAATTTCTAGACCAACTTAGCGGAGGGCAACGCCAAAGAGCATTTATCGCAATGGTTATTGCTCAAGACACTGAGTATGTCCTGTTAGATGAACCACTCAACAATTTAGATATGAAACATTCTGTACAAATCATGCAAGTCCTTCGAAGATTAGTAGATGAACTTGGGAAAACGGTAGTCATCGTTATTCATGATATTAACTTTGCCTCCTGTTACTCGGACCATATCGTAGCGTTAAAGGATGGAAAAATCATTAAAAAAGGAACAACACCTGAAATTATAAATGCAGAAGTGTTAAAGGAAATATACGATATGGATATTCACATCGAGAACATTAATCAAAATCGTATTTGTGTTTATTTTTAA
- a CDS encoding GNAT family N-acetyltransferase produces MNTDIVFGDFPMLESPFVQLKRIEVEDLQELFAIYNNENVFTYCGILPKHNLKTVEKMIGHFERDYKKKSRIKWGIYSKAHNNKLVGIIEAMDFNQKVNMVTIGYYLAEEYWKKGIATEAVSLLITFLFEKISVNRIQAEVMPENTASKKVLLNNGLTKEGLLRQASVWTGKGVVDLEVYGLLREEYTIE; encoded by the coding sequence ATGAATACAGATATAGTTTTTGGTGATTTCCCAATGCTAGAATCTCCATTTGTGCAATTGAAAAGAATAGAAGTAGAAGACTTGCAAGAGTTATTTGCGATTTATAATAATGAGAACGTATTTACATACTGTGGTATTTTGCCAAAGCATAATCTCAAAACAGTTGAAAAAATGATAGGGCATTTTGAAAGAGATTATAAGAAGAAAAGTAGAATCAAGTGGGGAATATATTCTAAAGCACATAATAATAAACTCGTTGGAATTATTGAAGCAATGGATTTTAATCAAAAGGTGAATATGGTTACGATAGGTTACTATTTGGCTGAAGAATACTGGAAGAAGGGAATCGCAACGGAAGCTGTAAGCCTGCTGATTACTTTTCTTTTTGAAAAAATTAGTGTTAATCGTATTCAAGCAGAGGTGATGCCAGAAAATACAGCCTCAAAGAAAGTACTTCTCAACAATGGATTAACAAAAGAGGGATTATTACGCCAAGCTTCTGTGTGGACTGGAAAAGGAGTAGTCGACTTGGAAGTGTACGGCCTTCTCAGAGAAGAGTATACAATAGAATAA
- a CDS encoding ABC transporter permease has product MKLIYLYVALILLSITSMFIGVSGISPLDIFSLTEEQAQILWVSRFPRLVSIILAGVGMSVCGLIMQQLTRNKFVSPTTAGTLDSARLGVLVSLMLFATASPFVKMLVAFVFALAGTLLFMKILEKIKHKDVIFIPLVGLMFGSIIGSVTTFFAYQNDLIQNMSSWLQGNFSLIIKGRYELLYISIPLMMIAYLYANRFTVAGMGEEFSVNLGLNYKRVVNVGLILVAAVASVVLLTVGMIPFLGLIIPNIVSIYNGDNLKKNLPHTALLGAVFVLICDILGRLVIYPYEIPIGTTVGVIGSAIFLYLLMRRKAYE; this is encoded by the coding sequence TTGAAACTTATTTATTTATATGTTGCCCTCATTCTATTATCCATCACTTCAATGTTTATCGGGGTATCAGGGATTAGTCCCTTAGACATTTTTTCCTTAACCGAAGAACAAGCTCAAATCTTATGGGTAAGTCGCTTCCCTCGGTTAGTAAGTATTATTCTAGCGGGAGTTGGGATGAGTGTTTGTGGACTGATTATGCAGCAGCTGACAAGGAATAAATTTGTGTCTCCTACAACAGCTGGTACGTTGGATTCTGCAAGATTGGGAGTTTTAGTGTCTCTGATGCTATTTGCGACTGCTAGTCCGTTTGTAAAAATGCTAGTAGCGTTTGTATTTGCTTTAGCGGGAACGTTACTATTTATGAAAATTCTCGAAAAGATAAAGCACAAAGATGTCATTTTTATTCCGTTAGTAGGTTTAATGTTTGGGAGTATTATAGGTTCTGTCACAACCTTTTTTGCTTACCAAAATGACCTCATTCAAAATATGTCATCTTGGCTTCAAGGGAATTTTTCACTAATTATTAAAGGGCGTTACGAGCTTTTATACATAAGTATCCCTCTGATGATGATTGCCTATCTCTATGCCAACCGTTTTACTGTTGCAGGTATGGGTGAGGAGTTTTCAGTTAATCTTGGACTTAATTATAAACGGGTCGTAAATGTTGGGCTAATCCTTGTTGCCGCAGTCGCTTCTGTCGTTTTATTGACAGTCGGTATGATTCCGTTTTTAGGGTTGATTATTCCGAACATCGTTAGTATATACAACGGAGACAACTTAAAAAAAAATTTGCCTCATACGGCGTTACTAGGAGCGGTGTTTGTGCTCATTTGCGATATATTAGGACGTCTTGTGATTTATCCGTATGAGATTCCAATTGGTACAACAGTTGGGGTTATCGGAAGTGCGATTTTCCTTTACTTATTAATGAGGAGAAAAGCCTATGAGTAA
- a CDS encoding iron chelate uptake ABC transporter family permease subunit → MSNKLKIIILALVAVVFALLFVFYNLNANSNLEYILPRRGTKVLAIIVTGAAIAFSTVVFQTITNNRILTPSIIGFDSLYLLIQTFLIFVFGSVSFFVVNKEFNFLLSVVIMIGFAGLFYYVLFKREGGQNIYFLLLVGIVLGTFFTSISTFMQVLIDPNEFLIVQDRMFASFNNVNTDILGISIILFVLVTIYFWKYMKYLDVLSLGKDAAVNLGVDYDHVVKRLLVVVAILVSISTALVGPILFLGLLVANVTYEFLKTHKHSYTITGAILVSVVALVSGQFIIERLFSFSVPISVIINFIGGVYFIFLLIRGNKSW, encoded by the coding sequence ATGAGTAATAAATTAAAAATAATCATTCTAGCTTTAGTAGCGGTTGTGTTCGCATTGTTATTTGTCTTTTATAATTTGAACGCGAACAGTAATTTAGAGTACATATTGCCAAGGCGAGGGACTAAGGTTTTAGCCATTATCGTCACTGGTGCAGCGATTGCGTTTTCAACAGTTGTTTTTCAAACAATTACGAATAACCGAATATTAACGCCAAGTATTATCGGTTTTGATTCATTGTATTTGTTAATTCAAACGTTCTTAATCTTTGTGTTTGGTTCTGTTAGCTTTTTTGTTGTAAACAAAGAATTTAACTTTCTTTTATCCGTTGTCATCATGATTGGATTTGCTGGATTGTTTTATTACGTGTTATTTAAGCGAGAAGGCGGACAAAACATTTATTTCTTGCTACTAGTTGGAATTGTGCTTGGAACATTTTTCACGAGTATTTCTACGTTCATGCAAGTGTTGATTGACCCAAATGAATTTTTGATTGTTCAAGATAGAATGTTTGCAAGCTTTAACAACGTAAATACAGACATTTTAGGAATATCAATTATCTTATTTGTTCTTGTCACGATTTACTTTTGGAAATATATGAAGTATCTAGATGTACTCTCACTTGGCAAGGATGCAGCTGTAAATTTAGGTGTAGACTACGACCACGTTGTTAAGAGACTTCTAGTTGTTGTTGCAATACTAGTTTCGATATCAACCGCTTTAGTTGGTCCTATATTATTTTTAGGCTTACTTGTTGCGAATGTAACCTATGAGTTTTTGAAAACCCATAAGCATAGCTACACCATTACAGGAGCAATTTTAGTTAGTGTAGTAGCTTTAGTCAGTGGTCAGTTTATTATAGAAAGATTATTTTCTTTTTCAGTGCCAATCAGTGTAATTATTAACTTTATTGGTGGCGTGTACTTTATCTTCTTACTTATTAGGGGGAATAAATCATGGTAG